One region of Bradyrhizobium betae genomic DNA includes:
- a CDS encoding oxygenase MpaB family protein has protein sequence MVSASDLEAALDHVRAEASGPDAGVFGPDTVTWQLDREAVIFLGAGRALLLQLAHPWVAAAIAEHSKTLADPVGRFHRTFDIVFAMVFGSLDRALLSSRQLHRRHSMIVGAMPATVGPFAAGSRYCANDIPSLRWVHATLVETALMAHDLVLPPLPVEARERYWTESRAFGALFGLTADDLPADWAGFAAYTAAMVQSDILTVSPAAREIATQIFAGARPWLRPPRWYRALTARMLPERLRAGFGFELDERDARSAENALQWIRRVYPKLPDRLRYVGPYQEAQARLRGEPQPDWMTRCLNRAWIGRPRMDVRGKG, from the coding sequence GTGGTATCCGCGAGCGATCTGGAAGCTGCTCTCGACCATGTCCGCGCTGAGGCGTCCGGACCCGATGCCGGCGTGTTCGGTCCTGACACGGTGACCTGGCAACTCGACCGGGAGGCCGTGATCTTTCTCGGCGCCGGCCGCGCGCTGCTGCTGCAATTGGCGCATCCCTGGGTCGCCGCCGCCATCGCCGAGCACTCCAAGACCCTTGCTGACCCTGTCGGCCGTTTTCATCGTACCTTCGACATCGTCTTTGCGATGGTGTTTGGCTCGCTCGACCGGGCGCTTCTGTCGTCCCGCCAGCTGCACCGGCGCCACAGCATGATCGTCGGAGCGATGCCCGCGACGGTCGGTCCGTTCGCGGCGGGCTCGCGCTACTGCGCCAACGACATCCCGTCGCTGCGCTGGGTCCACGCGACGTTGGTCGAAACCGCGCTGATGGCGCACGATCTGGTGCTGCCGCCACTCCCGGTCGAGGCGCGCGAACGCTACTGGACCGAGAGCCGGGCGTTCGGCGCCTTGTTCGGATTGACGGCGGATGATCTGCCGGCGGACTGGGCCGGCTTTGCGGCCTACACGGCGGCGATGGTGCAGTCAGACATTTTGACCGTCAGCCCGGCGGCGCGCGAGATCGCCACGCAGATATTTGCCGGCGCCCGTCCGTGGCTGCGGCCACCGCGTTGGTATCGCGCGCTCACGGCGAGGATGTTGCCGGAGCGATTGCGCGCGGGTTTTGGATTTGAGCTCGACGAGCGGGACGCCAGATCCGCCGAAAACGCGCTGCAATGGATCAGGCGCGTCTATCCGAAATTGCCGGATCGGCTGCGCTATGTCGGGCCCTATCAGGAAGCGCAGGCACGGCTGCGGGGTGAGCCGCAGCCCGACTGGATGACCCGGTGTCTCAACCGTGCCTGGATCGGCCGGCCGCGGATGGATGTGCGCGGGAAGGGGTGA
- the glgA gene encoding glycogen synthase GlgA — protein sequence MRVLFVTTEMDDFVRVGGLGAVSAALPRALRPFADIRIMLPGYRDIIEQLTHIQIVGRCPAFAEMPACSLGRAATKDGLPVYVLLCSQLYDRPGNPYGDESGRDWPDNDIRFARFASAAAELAMGKLDKNWAADLVHANDWQASLVPAYLAWRGAKVPSILTIHNLAYQGLFPRDSLRRIGVPESSFHIDGVEFYDQLSFLKAGLVYASHLTTVSGTYAREITTTEFGCGLEGLLQLRSDAAELTGILNGIDESWDPRSCAQLAQQFGAGDWVGKKANADYVRKQFGLAVSRGPMFGIVARLVHQKGIDLVLAAADEIVDAGGQIVVTGSGEPALEQALVDAHRRRPDAIGVTIGFNDAQARRIFAGSDFTLMPSRFEPCGLSQMYAQRFGSLPIGHQTGGLAETITDGETGFLFSKPSHDSFLGGVRRAFEAFMAQDQLDTMRRSAMGRSFSWSISAGSYNALYRKLASV from the coding sequence TTGAGGGTCTTGTTCGTTACAACCGAGATGGACGACTTCGTCCGCGTTGGCGGACTCGGCGCCGTTTCCGCCGCCCTCCCCAGAGCGCTTCGCCCCTTCGCCGATATCCGGATCATGCTGCCCGGCTATCGCGACATCATCGAGCAACTCACGCATATCCAGATCGTCGGCCGCTGCCCCGCGTTTGCGGAGATGCCGGCCTGCTCGCTCGGCCGGGCAGCGACCAAGGACGGCCTGCCGGTCTATGTGCTGTTGTGCTCACAGCTCTACGACCGGCCTGGCAACCCCTATGGCGACGAGTCCGGGCGCGACTGGCCGGACAACGACATCCGCTTCGCGCGCTTTGCCTCGGCAGCCGCTGAGCTTGCCATGGGCAAGCTGGACAAGAATTGGGCAGCGGACCTCGTCCATGCCAACGACTGGCAGGCTTCGCTCGTGCCGGCCTACCTTGCCTGGCGCGGCGCCAAGGTCCCGTCGATCCTGACCATCCATAACCTCGCCTATCAGGGTCTCTTCCCGAGGGACTCGCTGCGGCGAATTGGCGTGCCAGAGAGCTCCTTCCACATCGACGGCGTCGAGTTCTACGACCAGCTGTCGTTCCTCAAGGCCGGACTGGTCTACGCCTCGCACCTCACCACCGTCAGCGGCACCTACGCGCGGGAGATCACAACGACCGAGTTCGGCTGCGGCCTCGAAGGCCTGTTGCAGCTGCGCTCCGACGCGGCCGAGCTGACCGGCATCCTCAACGGCATCGACGAGAGCTGGGACCCGCGCTCCTGCGCCCAGCTGGCCCAGCAATTCGGCGCCGGCGACTGGGTCGGCAAGAAGGCCAATGCGGATTACGTGCGCAAGCAGTTCGGGCTCGCGGTGTCGCGCGGCCCGATGTTCGGCATCGTCGCGCGCCTCGTGCACCAGAAGGGCATCGACCTCGTGCTGGCGGCGGCGGACGAGATCGTCGACGCCGGCGGGCAGATCGTGGTCACCGGCTCCGGCGAACCCGCGCTCGAGCAGGCGCTGGTCGATGCGCATCGCCGCCGCCCTGATGCGATCGGGGTCACGATCGGCTTCAACGACGCCCAGGCGCGGCGCATCTTCGCCGGGAGCGATTTCACATTGATGCCGTCGCGCTTCGAGCCCTGCGGGCTGAGCCAGATGTACGCCCAGCGGTTCGGCTCGCTGCCGATCGGCCACCAGACCGGGGGCCTCGCCGAGACCATCACCGACGGCGAGACCGGCTTCCTGTTCTCGAAGCCGTCGCATGATTCCTTCCTCGGCGGCGTCCGCCGCGCCTTCGAGGCCTTCATGGCGCAGGACCAGCTCGACACCATGCGCCGCAGCGCGATGGGACGCTCGTTCTCCTGGAGCATCTCGGCCGGCAGCTACAACGCACTGTACCGGAAGCTGGCGTCGGTGTGA
- the ccoS gene encoding cbb3-type cytochrome oxidase assembly protein CcoS, with protein sequence MEILVILVPLALMLGLAGLAAFLWSLRSGQYDDLDGAAWRAIADDEPPQEAPVKR encoded by the coding sequence ATGGAAATCCTGGTCATCCTGGTCCCGCTCGCGCTGATGCTCGGTCTTGCCGGCCTTGCCGCCTTCCTGTGGTCGCTCCGCAGCGGCCAGTACGACGATCTCGACGGCGCCGCCTGGCGTGCCATCGCCGACGACGAGCCGCCGCAGGAAGCGCCGGTCAAGCGCTGA
- a CDS encoding isocitrate/isopropylmalate dehydrogenase family protein encodes MSANNAFHIAVLGGDGIGPEVMAPAIEVLRKIEAKSDLRFRFTEAAAGASNYLATGKSMPDSTIKLCEEADAILLGACGLPSVRYPDNTEIAPQIELRFIFDLYAGVRPARLIPGVPSPIVGADQRGIDLVVIRESTEGLFASMGKGVVTHEDARETLVITRRTSERLFEFSFRLAERRKARGKPGMLTCVDKANVFKAFAFFRGIFDEIEKKHPNVKTDRLYVDACSAMLVKRPWDFDVMVMENMFGDIVSDITASLIGGLGMAPSADIGDKYAVFQPCHGTAPDIMGQGKANPTGMILSAAMMLDWLADKHGVEGAAEAGEQIERAVDQIYAGGIKPMEFGGSNGTADITKAVLAAL; translated from the coding sequence ATGTCCGCAAACAACGCCTTCCACATTGCCGTGCTCGGTGGCGACGGTATCGGTCCTGAAGTCATGGCGCCGGCGATCGAAGTGCTGCGCAAAATCGAGGCGAAGTCGGATCTGCGCTTCCGTTTCACCGAGGCGGCCGCTGGCGCCAGCAATTACCTCGCCACCGGCAAGTCGATGCCGGACAGCACCATCAAGCTGTGCGAGGAGGCGGATGCGATCCTGCTCGGAGCTTGCGGCCTGCCGTCGGTGCGCTACCCCGACAATACCGAGATCGCGCCGCAGATCGAGCTGCGCTTCATCTTCGATCTCTATGCCGGCGTGCGGCCGGCGCGGCTCATTCCAGGCGTGCCGAGCCCGATCGTCGGCGCCGACCAGCGCGGCATCGATCTGGTCGTGATCCGCGAATCCACCGAAGGCCTGTTCGCCTCGATGGGCAAGGGCGTCGTCACGCACGAGGACGCGCGCGAGACGTTGGTGATCACGCGCAGGACCTCCGAGCGCCTGTTCGAGTTCTCGTTTCGCCTCGCCGAGCGGCGCAAGGCGCGCGGCAAGCCGGGGATGCTGACCTGCGTCGACAAGGCGAACGTGTTCAAGGCCTTTGCGTTCTTCCGCGGCATCTTCGACGAGATCGAGAAGAAGCACCCCAACGTGAAGACCGACCGCCTCTATGTCGATGCCTGCTCGGCAATGCTGGTCAAGCGGCCCTGGGATTTCGACGTGATGGTGATGGAGAACATGTTCGGCGACATCGTCTCCGACATCACCGCGAGCCTGATCGGCGGCCTCGGCATGGCGCCGTCGGCCGACATCGGCGACAAATACGCCGTGTTCCAGCCGTGCCACGGCACCGCTCCAGATATCATGGGGCAGGGCAAGGCCAATCCGACCGGCATGATCCTGTCGGCTGCGATGATGCTGGACTGGCTCGCCGACAAGCACGGCGTCGAGGGCGCGGCCGAGGCCGGCGAGCAGATCGAGCGCGCGGTGGATCAGATCTATGCCGGCGGCATCAAGCCGATGGAGTTCGGCGGCAGTAACGGCACGGCGGATATCACCAAGGCGGTGCTGGCGGCGCTGTAA
- a CDS encoding alcohol dehydrogenase, whose amino-acid sequence MKSFKVADFKAPLQEFDEATPQPSGTQVLIKVKAAGVCHSDLHIWEGGYDLGHGRKPLSLKDRGINLPLTMGHETVGEVLAFGPDVKPADQGDLKLGDVGLVYPWIGCGKCAVCLAGDENMCATPRSLGVYCDGGYSDHMLVPHPRYLLNLKGLDPATTAPYACSGVTTYSALKKVEQHFDTPIVMFGAGGLGLMALSLLKAMGGKGAIMLDIDARKREAAEKAGALATIDPKAPDALEQLAKKAGGPIRAVIDLVGNAATTQLGFDCLAKGGKLVIVGLFGGGATWALPLIPIKAVTIQGSYVGNLRETQELLDLVRTKKVTPIPVTTAPLSKANDALVQLQQGAVVGRTVLTP is encoded by the coding sequence ATGAAGAGTTTCAAGGTCGCCGATTTCAAGGCGCCGCTGCAGGAGTTCGACGAGGCGACACCGCAGCCCTCGGGCACGCAGGTGCTGATCAAGGTCAAGGCCGCCGGCGTCTGCCATAGCGACCTCCACATCTGGGAGGGCGGCTACGATCTCGGTCACGGCCGCAAGCCGCTGTCATTGAAAGACCGCGGCATCAACCTGCCGCTGACGATGGGTCACGAGACGGTCGGTGAAGTCCTCGCCTTCGGCCCCGACGTGAAGCCGGCTGACCAGGGCGATTTGAAGCTGGGCGATGTCGGCCTGGTCTATCCCTGGATCGGCTGCGGCAAGTGCGCCGTTTGTCTGGCTGGCGACGAAAACATGTGCGCGACGCCGCGCTCGCTCGGTGTCTATTGCGACGGCGGCTATTCCGACCACATGCTGGTGCCGCATCCCCGCTATCTCCTCAACCTCAAGGGACTCGATCCCGCCACGACCGCGCCCTATGCCTGCTCGGGCGTCACCACCTACAGCGCGCTGAAGAAGGTCGAGCAGCATTTCGACACACCGATCGTGATGTTCGGCGCAGGCGGTCTCGGCCTGATGGCGCTGTCGCTGCTGAAAGCCATGGGCGGCAAGGGCGCGATCATGCTCGACATCGACGCCAGGAAGCGCGAAGCGGCGGAGAAGGCCGGCGCGCTCGCCACCATCGATCCCAAGGCGCCGGATGCGCTGGAGCAGCTCGCCAAAAAAGCGGGCGGACCGATCCGCGCCGTGATCGACCTCGTCGGCAACGCCGCGACGACGCAGCTCGGCTTCGACTGCCTCGCCAAGGGCGGCAAGCTCGTCATCGTCGGCCTGTTCGGTGGTGGCGCGACCTGGGCGCTGCCGCTGATTCCGATCAAGGCGGTGACGATCCAGGGCAGCTATGTCGGCAATCTGCGCGAGACGCAGGAACTGCTCGATCTCGTCCGAACCAAGAAGGTGACGCCGATCCCGGTGACGACGGCCCCGCTCAGCAAGGCCAACGATGCGCTGGTGCAGTTGCAGCAGGGCGCGGTGGTCGGACGCACGGTGCTGACGCCGTAG